GTGAAATAACATTTGATAAAACCGGAACATTAACATATGGAATTCCAAGAATCGTTAATGTTATTTCAGAAAATCCAGATGAAATGATGCATCTTCTTGCATCTCTTGAATCAAAATCAGAACATCCTTTAGCAAAGGCAATTGTAAAGGAGTATTGGGGAAATGAATTAGAGCATGTTAATGATTTTAAAATGCATTTCGGAAATGGAGTAAGTGGTAAAATAAATGGTTCAAAAATCATTGCCGGAAACAAAAAACTCCTGATATCCGAAAATATTGAGATAACATCCATTAAAGAACCTCAAAATGGAGAAATTGCAATATATGTGGCAAAAAATGGTGAAGTTATCGGACAGGTTTATCTTGCAGATACAATACGTGAAAAATCAAAACAAACAATACGAGAACTGAAAGAATTACGAATTAAATCAACATTACTCACAGGAGACAACAAAAAAACAGCAGAATACATTGCAAATAAATTAAAAATCAGAAATGTTAAGGCAAGCTGTTTGCCTGAAGATAAAACAGAATACATTAAAAACGAACAAATTCTTGGACATAAAGTTGCAATGATTGGAGACGGGATAAATGATGCCCCTTCACTTAGAAAAGCAAATGTTGGAATAGCTATGGGAGATATTGGCAGTGCCGTTAGTATTGAAGCTGCAAATATCGCTTTAATCAACGACAACATCGAAAATCTTCCGGGTTTAATCAGAATTGCAAGAAAAACCGTCCAAACAATAAATATAGGAATAGGATTTGCATTAACAATAAACATTATAGCAATGGCATTGGCAATTCTTGGAATCCTAAATCCAATTGAAGGAGCATTAATCCATAATATAGGCTCCATTGTTGTAATTACCTATTCTTCAACATTAACACTTAAAAAAATTTCAAAAGAGGATTATAAAAAATCTAAAAAATTAGGCATGTCTAAACATTTAAATAAATCAAAAGCATAATATTAACTATCGATAATAAGGTGATTTATCATGGCTGAAAAAGAAATTAAAGTAGTGGGTATGCATTGCCCATCTTGTGTAAAAGCTGTAGAATTATGTTTAACAGATGTCGACGGAATTGAAGATGCAAAAGCAGATTTAGACTCCGGAATCACTACAATTACAATGTCTGGCGACGTAAGTGATGCAGACATTAACGAAGCTGTTGAAGAAGCAGGATTCAAAGTAGAATAGAATCCTCCTTATTTTTTATTTTTTAAAAAGTTCTTTAAAATATCCAATATTTTCATATTGTTTTTACCCACCAGCAAATTATGCTTTACATCATCAAAAATAATTAATTCAGAACCATCTATTTTTTCACAAATTTCCATTTGAATAGAAACTGGAGTTATTTTATCATATTTACCGGCCAGAATTAATGTAGGAACAGAAACTTCAGACAGCTTATCTTCTAAATCAAAATCCCAGAAAGCATCAATGATTTTAATATAAGCTTGAGTATTAGCAGTTTGTGAAGCCCGCTGCTTTAATAAATCCAGTTCCACACGATTATCACGAATAACATCAGGACATAATACCTTAGGCAAAATATTATCATAAAATTCTTTAAAACCCATATTTAAATCATTTTTAAAATCACTGAAAACACTTTTCATATGCTCGTCAGCTTTAGAAAAGCCAGACATCAACACAAGAGAATTAACTTTTTTCGGATATTTGAGTATAAAATCAAGTGCAATTGGACTTCCCAAAGAAAAACCAACAAGATTAATATTATCTGCATTCAATTCATCCAAAATCACAAGCAGACTGTCTACAATCAAATCAACATCCATTTCATCTTCACCCATTTGAGATTGACCATGTCCAGGCAAATCAAAACGGATGACTTGATAATCTTTTTTAAGATTAGTTGCTAAAATCTCCCAATAGTTCAAATTATCAGAAAGTCCATGGAGAAAAACAATTGTTTCGCCCTTACCTTCAACTTTATAATGTAAATTAATATTGCTCAAAGTAACACCATTATTAAATTTATCCCAATTATTTTATATAATCATCTACATTTTAGAAAAAAAGTTATAATATCCACCACATAAATTTAATTGTGATAATATGAAAAACATTAAATGTTTTATTTTAATAGTGATTTTGGCTGCATTGTTATCTGCAGGCATCGTATTTGCCCAGAACAACACAACATTGGAAGAACATGATTTTGATTCATATTTTAAAATGAATGTTCCTAAAGGAATGTCATTTGAAAAAATTGAAGGAGCTCAAAGTAAAAATATCAATCTTACACTGAATTACAGAAACGACAGTTTAAAGATTAACGTCGTCTATACCCAATCAATAGGTGCAAAAAACACACTAGTGAAATATTATGAAGAGATGGCAAAAAACAACACAGATATGAAAATGAATTCAACAGGCAACACTACAATCATACATTTTAATGGGAAAAATATCATTGGAGAAACAAATTACCATGACATGGCAATTGTTGGAGATAATGAAAAGTATATTCTGATGCAATGTGATAACGAAACCCTGATGAAATCCATGGCAGAGTCTGTCAAATTCAAATAGTTTATTAAAATTAAAAATATCAAATTATATATAACTTAAATAACAGATTTAAATTCATATAATATTTAATTATTATAACTTAAAAAGGGATTAAAATGAAAACTGTTGCAATTAATGGTTACGGAACCATCGGTAAAAGAGTGGCTGATGCAGTAGCTGCTCAAGATGATATGAAAGTTATTGGTGTAAGTAAAACTAGACCAAACTACGAAGCAAGAACTGCCGTTGAAGAAAAAGGCTATCCTTTATACATTGGAATTCCAGAAAGAGAACAATTATTCAAAGATGCGGGAATTGAAATAGCAGGTACTGTTGAAGATATGATTCAGGAAGCAGACGTTGTTGTTGACTGTACTCCTGGAAGTATCGGACCACAAAACCTTGAAATGTATAAAAAAGCAGGCGTTAAAGCAATTTATCAAGGTGGAGAAGACCATGATTTAACCGGCCTTTCATTTAATGCTATTTCCAATTATGATGATTCATACGGTGCAGATTACACAAGAGTAGTTTCATGTAACACTACAGGACTCACACGTACATTATCAACTATTGACCCAATAGCAGACATTAAAAAAGTCAGAGCAGTAATGGTAAGAAGAGGATCTGATCCATCAGAAATCAAAAAAGGACCAATTAATGCAATTGTTCCAAACCCTCCAAAAGTACCATCTCACCACGGTCCTGACGTAAAGACTGTAATGAAAGGTATTGACGTAACAACCATGGCATTACTTGTTCCTACTACATTAATGCACCAACACAACATCATGGTTGAAATCAACAATGACGTGGAAACTGAAGAAATTATTGAAGCATTAGAAAAACGTTCAAGAGTCCTTGTTGTTTCTGCTGAAGAAGGATTAGGATCAACTGCTGAGTTAATGGAATATGCTAAAGAACTTGGAAGAAACAGAAATGACTTATATGAAATCCCAGTCTGGAAAGAATCCATTAATGTTGTGGGAAATGAATTATTCTACATGCAAGCTGTGCATCAGGAATCTGATGTAATACCTGAAAATATTGATGCTATTCGTGCACTTTTAGAAATGGAAAGTGACAACGAAAAATCAATCGCAAAAACCAATAAAGCTATGGGAATATTTTAAATTCCCTCTTTTTTACTATTTTTTTACTGATTTAAATGAAACATAATGTACTTTTTGGACCTGCAGGAAGTCCTATAAACTATAAAGGTGCAGCATATAAAGCTCCAAAATTTATTTCTGAAGAAGGTCTTAACTCTTATGAATACCAATCCCCATATGGAGTAAGAATTGGTGAAAAAGCTGCAACTACTCTAAAAGAGGAATCTGAAAAGCATGACATTCAAGTTTCAATGCATGCTCCATATTACATTAACCTGTGTGCCAAGGAAGATTCAAAGCTTGAAAAAAGTATCGGACATTTAATATCTGCAGCTCGTGCGGGAGAATGGATGGGAGCATATAGACTTGTATTCCACCCAGGAGCTTATCTGAATAGAAAACCCGAAAAAGCCATGGAAATATCCAAAAATACAGTAAATAGATTATTTGAAGAACTTGAAGCGGAAGGCATTGAAGAATTTACATTCGCACCTGAAACTACCGGAAAAAGAACACAGCTTGGAAATGTTCATGAAGTTGTTGAGTTATGTGCCACATTTGACCATTTTGAACCAACAATTGATTTTGCACATGTCCATGCAAGAGGAAGAGGATTTTTAAATAAAAAAGAAGATTACAATTGCATATTTTCAACAATTGAAGATAATTTGGATATTGATATCCTGCACTGCCATTATACAACAATCGAATATGGCCAAGGCGGAGAAATTAAACATCACACATTGGACGAAAGTGATGAATACGGACCAAACATTGAAGATTTGCTTGCAAATTTAATTGATAATGGCTGGAAGGCAAACATTATTTGTGAAACCCCACAAAGAGATTTGGATGCTTTAAAAATGAAAGAGATATATGAAAAAATGTTATGAATTAATAATCCTTAACTGAATTTATCAAATCATCCATATCCTTGAAAAGGTCGTTAATATCATCATTATCCTTTTTGTTTGAACTCAAATGAATTATCAATTCATTTGTTAAATCTTCCATTTTATCTATAAAAGTTTCAAGAGTTTTAATTTTACCGTCAAGCTCTTTTATAACAAATGGATTTTTAGAAGGATCCAATTCAAGCATTTTTCTTGCAATACCTACCTGAATATCAAATAAGTTGTTTGATTTGGTAATGGCTGATGAAAAACGCTCATAAGCAAAATGATTTGGATCAAACTCCTTTTCCACCAGTTCACAAGCCCTCTTTTGTTTTATATCATATTCATGTTCCAATTCTGTAATCTTTAAATCATACTCTTTCGGAACTGCTTCAATAACTGGTTCCTTTTTAAATATTGGCTTTCCACATTCAGAACAGAAGTTCTGATTGGAGTCAATTTTAGCCCCACAGTAAATACAAAAATGATTGTGATTATCTTCGTTTACCATACAATATTATTTAAGTGGTTATCTTTAATAAGTTTTAATTATCTGCTCTTTTTTAATCTTAAGATAACTAGCTCGGAATTAGTTCCCCACCTCATAGGAATATCCATTGAACCAACACCTGTTGTAACATGCAGATATTTACCAGAATCACTTTTAAACAATCCCATATTATATTTAAAAATGAGTTCAGCAAAAAAGATTACAGGATAGAACTGACCACCATGAGTATGGCCAGATAATTGGACATCAAATCCCAAAGAGGAAAATTCCTCCCAAAAATATGGAACATGATAATTAATGATGTTGACAAAACCCGGCCTGATTAAAGATTCATTTACATCAGGCATTCCATTATCATCAAAACTATAAGATGCCCCAACTATGTTTAAACATTCAAATTCAGCACGTTTATTATCCAAAACAATGACTCCTGCATTTTTACAGGCCTCAATAACATTTTCAATTTCAAGATAGAAATCATGATTTCCAGGAGTGAATATTATTGGAATTTTAACATCCTGGAATGCTGAAAAGTCATCTTTTTCAACAGCTGAAGATCCGTCAGCCAAATCTCCGGAAATAACAA
This region of uncultured Methanobrevibacter sp. genomic DNA includes:
- a CDS encoding heavy-metal-associated domain-containing protein; translated protein: MAEKEIKVVGMHCPSCVKAVELCLTDVDGIEDAKADLDSGITTITMSGDVSDADINEAVEEAGFKVE
- a CDS encoding zinc ribbon domain-containing protein; its protein translation is MVNEDNHNHFCIYCGAKIDSNQNFCSECGKPIFKKEPVIEAVPKEYDLKITELEHEYDIKQKRACELVEKEFDPNHFAYERFSSAITKSNNLFDIQVGIARKMLELDPSKNPFVIKELDGKIKTLETFIDKMEDLTNELIIHLSSNKKDNDDINDLFKDMDDLINSVKDY
- a CDS encoding phosphorylating glyceraldehyde-3-phosphate dehydrogenase, which gives rise to MKTVAINGYGTIGKRVADAVAAQDDMKVIGVSKTRPNYEARTAVEEKGYPLYIGIPEREQLFKDAGIEIAGTVEDMIQEADVVVDCTPGSIGPQNLEMYKKAGVKAIYQGGEDHDLTGLSFNAISNYDDSYGADYTRVVSCNTTGLTRTLSTIDPIADIKKVRAVMVRRGSDPSEIKKGPINAIVPNPPKVPSHHGPDVKTVMKGIDVTTMALLVPTTLMHQHNIMVEINNDVETEEIIEALEKRSRVLVVSAEEGLGSTAELMEYAKELGRNRNDLYEIPVWKESINVVGNELFYMQAVHQESDVIPENIDAIRALLEMESDNEKSIAKTNKAMGIF
- a CDS encoding cation-translocating P-type ATPase — its product is MKLTKEQKIDILLIIVSTASIISSFILSLDYISWIAVILCGIPILKECIEGLITEFDIKADLLVSIAIIASIIIGEVFAAGEIATIMAIGGFLEEYTLSKTQGRIEELVKMTPQVATRIKNNIEEKISVENVQVGDILKVLPGESIPTDGIIINGETSIDETTLTGEPIPVDKSVNDEVYGGTINLYGSFIMKTTKISQESSLQKLIRLVESSKAENSKIVRTADAWATLIVVIAFIAAILTYLFTFEITRSVTILVVFCPCALVLATPTAIMASIGNLTRYGILVKDGESLEELARVSEITFDKTGTLTYGIPRIVNVISENPDEMMHLLASLESKSEHPLAKAIVKEYWGNELEHVNDFKMHFGNGVSGKINGSKIIAGNKKLLISENIEITSIKEPQNGEIAIYVAKNGEVIGQVYLADTIREKSKQTIRELKELRIKSTLLTGDNKKTAEYIANKLKIRNVKASCLPEDKTEYIKNEQILGHKVAMIGDGINDAPSLRKANVGIAMGDIGSAVSIEAANIALINDNIENLPGLIRIARKTVQTINIGIGFALTINIIAMALAILGILNPIEGALIHNIGSIVVITYSSTLTLKKISKEDYKKSKKLGMSKHLNKSKA
- a CDS encoding TIM barrel protein yields the protein MKHNVLFGPAGSPINYKGAAYKAPKFISEEGLNSYEYQSPYGVRIGEKAATTLKEESEKHDIQVSMHAPYYINLCAKEDSKLEKSIGHLISAARAGEWMGAYRLVFHPGAYLNRKPEKAMEISKNTVNRLFEELEAEGIEEFTFAPETTGKRTQLGNVHEVVELCATFDHFEPTIDFAHVHARGRGFLNKKEDYNCIFSTIEDNLDIDILHCHYTTIEYGQGGEIKHHTLDESDEYGPNIEDLLANLIDNGWKANIICETPQRDLDALKMKEIYEKML
- a CDS encoding metallophosphoesterase, translated to MSFRTLRVIFITPFYMIFQFFLLKYIFLLFGGVNNLDLAKLAIVVGLFHLVPMFFEAKKSTVLGRVVSTIDGVWMWGSMMFFIDIVAIYLIKMFVEIPFPLICLLLAIVPILGLYNYYNAHNLVVKERVLELNKLSRDINIVHLSDVHFGSVRHRPIIRQISEKLKLLEDECDLVVISGDLADGSSAVEKDDFSAFQDVKIPIIFTPGNHDFYLEIENVIEACKNAGVIVLDNKRAEFECLNIVGASYSFDDNGMPDVNESLIRPGFVNIINYHVPYFWEEFSSLGFDVQLSGHTHGGQFYPVIFFAELIFKYNMGLFKSDSGKYLHVTTGVGSMDIPMRWGTNSELVILRLKKSR
- a CDS encoding alpha/beta fold hydrolase; translated protein: MSNINLHYKVEGKGETIVFLHGLSDNLNYWEILATNLKKDYQVIRFDLPGHGQSQMGEDEMDVDLIVDSLLVILDELNADNINLVGFSLGSPIALDFILKYPKKVNSLVLMSGFSKADEHMKSVFSDFKNDLNMGFKEFYDNILPKVLCPDVIRDNRVELDLLKQRASQTANTQAYIKIIDAFWDFDLEDKLSEVSVPTLILAGKYDKITPVSIQMEICEKIDGSELIIFDDVKHNLLVGKNNMKILDILKNFLKNKK